The Vibrio navarrensis genome has a segment encoding these proteins:
- a CDS encoding sensor histidine kinase: MELVISLLQQMCVYLVLAYMLSKTPLILPMLNISSRLSHRLLCYLLFSAFCILGTYFGLHINDAIANTRAIGAVMGGLFGGPVVGFAVGFTGGIHRYILGGFTDLACAISTTTEGLIGGLLHVYLLKKNKGAQLFNPSVVFGITFFAEIMQMIILLVVAKPYSEAYALVSAIAAPMIIANSVGAALFMSILQDRKTIFEKYSATFSRRALTIADRSVGILHSGFNSTNAEKIARIVYEETNVGAVAITDQEKILAFVGIGDDHHKPNTPISSQSTLDSMAQNAIIYLDGSERPYQCSLAADCKLGAALIIPLRAGKEVVGTIKLYEPKRKLFSTINMSMAEGIAQLLSSQILYGDYQQQQTLLTQSEIKLLHAQVNPHFLFNALNTISAVIRRDPDKARELIQNLSHFFRSNLKQNINTVTLKEELAHVNAYLSIEKARFADRLDVEIDIAAELLEVKLPSFTLQPLVENAVKHGISNLLEGGLVRIYSEKSPTGYAITVEDNAGCYQAPSEDHSGLGMEIVDKRLSHNFGRDAALKIQAIPHQFTKMTFIIPHSALMS; the protein is encoded by the coding sequence ATGGAACTGGTTATCTCGCTACTGCAGCAGATGTGTGTTTACTTGGTGTTGGCTTATATGCTGAGTAAAACCCCGCTCATCTTGCCGATGCTCAACATCTCGTCACGCCTGAGTCACCGCTTGCTGTGCTACCTGCTGTTCTCTGCCTTTTGTATTCTGGGCACCTATTTTGGCCTGCATATCAACGATGCCATTGCCAACACTCGCGCAATTGGTGCGGTGATGGGCGGGCTGTTTGGCGGCCCAGTGGTTGGTTTTGCGGTTGGCTTTACTGGCGGTATTCACCGTTACATCTTAGGCGGTTTTACCGATCTCGCCTGCGCCATCTCCACCACGACAGAAGGGCTGATTGGTGGCCTATTGCATGTCTATCTGCTCAAGAAAAACAAAGGGGCACAACTGTTTAACCCTTCAGTGGTGTTTGGCATCACTTTTTTTGCCGAGATCATGCAAATGATCATCTTGCTGGTGGTAGCCAAACCCTACTCAGAAGCCTACGCTCTGGTGTCGGCGATTGCCGCGCCGATGATCATCGCCAACTCGGTCGGCGCAGCGCTGTTTATGAGCATTCTGCAAGACAGAAAAACCATCTTCGAAAAATACTCCGCCACCTTTTCCCGCCGCGCACTGACCATTGCCGATCGCTCGGTCGGTATCTTGCACAGCGGCTTTAACAGCACCAATGCCGAGAAAATTGCCCGCATCGTCTACGAAGAGACCAATGTCGGCGCAGTGGCGATCACCGATCAAGAGAAGATCCTCGCGTTTGTCGGCATTGGCGATGACCACCACAAACCCAACACGCCAATCTCGTCGCAAAGCACGCTCGATTCGATGGCGCAGAATGCGATCATTTATCTCGATGGCAGTGAACGCCCTTATCAATGTTCACTGGCTGCCGACTGTAAATTGGGCGCGGCGTTGATCATTCCGCTGCGCGCAGGCAAAGAGGTGGTCGGCACCATCAAGCTGTACGAGCCCAAACGTAAACTCTTCTCCACCATCAATATGTCGATGGCAGAAGGCATCGCCCAGTTGCTTTCCAGCCAAATTCTCTATGGCGATTATCAGCAACAACAAACCTTACTGACACAATCGGAAATCAAACTGCTGCACGCACAAGTCAACCCGCACTTTCTCTTCAACGCGCTCAATACCATCAGTGCCGTGATCCGCCGCGACCCTGACAAAGCGCGCGAGCTGATACAAAATCTCTCCCATTTCTTTCGCAGCAACCTTAAGCAAAACATCAATACCGTCACGCTCAAAGAAGAGCTGGCGCACGTCAATGCCTACCTGAGCATTGAAAAAGCGCGCTTTGCTGATCGTCTCGACGTAGAAATCGACATCGCCGCCGAACTACTGGAGGTCAAACTACCGAGCTTTACCTTGCAGCCTTTGGTCGAAAATGCGGTGAAGCATGGTATTTCCAACTTGCTCGAAGGCGGCTTAGTGCGCATCTACAGCGAAAAGAGCCCAACAGGCTACGCCATCACCGTTGAAGACAACGCAGGTTGTTACCAAGCACCGAGTGAGGATCACTCCGGGCTTGGCATGGAGATTGTCGATAAACGCTTGAGCCATAACTTTGGTCGTGATGCAGCACTAAAAATTCAAGCGATACCGCATCAATTTACTAAAATGACCTTTATCATTCCGCACTCAGCGTTGATGAGCTGA
- a CDS encoding carbon starvation CstA family protein produces the protein MMWFLSCVAALIGGYFIYGAFVEKVFGINEHRQTPAHTKTDGVDYVPMSTPKVYLVQLLNIAGVGPIFGPIMGALYGPAAMLWIVVGCIFAGAVHDYFSGMLSVRNGGASVPTITGRYLGNGAKHFMNIFAIVLLLLVGVVFVSAPAGMITNLINDQTSFSVSMTSMVVIIFAYYIIATIVPVDKIIGRFYPLFGALLIFMSVGLMSAIALSPEHTVMGDFQVTDMFSNLNPNDMPLWPALFITIACGAISGFHATQSPLMARCMENEKNGRFVFYGAMIGEGIIALIWCAIALSFFGSLDALSEAVKNGGPGNVVYSASFGLLGVFGGVIAFLGVVILPITSGDTAFRSSRLILAEYFNMEQKTLRNRLLMAVPLFVLGAILTQVDFGIIWRYFGFANQTTAVMMLWTASAYLLRHNKLHWITTVPAFFMTTVCVSFILNNSALGFGFPMQISTIAGLIFSLVVTGYVIKISKGKGERELADEEKPQAVSETA, from the coding sequence ATGATGTGGTTTCTATCCTGTGTCGCTGCCCTGATTGGCGGATACTTCATCTACGGCGCTTTCGTTGAGAAAGTATTTGGTATCAACGAACATCGCCAAACTCCAGCCCACACCAAAACCGATGGCGTCGACTACGTGCCGATGTCAACGCCCAAAGTGTATTTGGTGCAACTGCTGAATATCGCCGGTGTCGGCCCGATTTTTGGCCCGATCATGGGCGCTCTTTACGGCCCAGCCGCCATGTTGTGGATTGTGGTCGGCTGTATTTTTGCTGGTGCGGTGCACGATTACTTCTCTGGCATGCTTTCCGTACGTAACGGTGGCGCTTCTGTGCCAACCATCACTGGCCGCTACTTAGGCAATGGCGCGAAACATTTCATGAACATTTTTGCCATTGTTTTATTGCTGCTGGTCGGTGTGGTGTTTGTCTCTGCGCCTGCGGGCATGATTACTAACCTGATCAACGACCAAACCAGCTTCTCGGTGAGCATGACAAGCATGGTGGTGATCATTTTTGCTTACTACATCATCGCGACGATCGTGCCTGTCGACAAAATCATTGGTCGCTTTTACCCACTGTTCGGCGCGCTGCTGATCTTCATGTCGGTTGGCCTGATGAGCGCGATTGCCCTTTCGCCTGAACACACAGTGATGGGGGATTTCCAAGTCACTGACATGTTCTCCAACCTCAACCCGAACGATATGCCGCTCTGGCCCGCGCTGTTTATCACCATCGCTTGCGGTGCGATTTCAGGCTTCCACGCCACGCAATCACCGCTGATGGCGCGTTGTATGGAAAATGAGAAAAATGGCCGCTTTGTCTTCTACGGTGCGATGATCGGTGAAGGCATCATTGCACTTATCTGGTGTGCTATTGCTCTGTCTTTCTTTGGTTCACTGGACGCCCTTTCTGAAGCGGTGAAAAACGGTGGCCCTGGCAACGTGGTTTACAGTGCGTCATTTGGCCTGCTTGGCGTGTTTGGTGGTGTGATTGCCTTCCTAGGTGTGGTGATTCTGCCAATCACCTCGGGTGACACGGCGTTTCGTTCCAGCCGTTTGATCTTAGCGGAATACTTCAACATGGAGCAGAAAACCCTGCGCAATCGCCTGCTGATGGCCGTTCCGCTGTTCGTCCTTGGTGCGATTCTGACTCAGGTGGATTTTGGCATCATCTGGCGCTACTTTGGTTTTGCCAACCAAACGACCGCAGTGATGATGCTGTGGACAGCGTCGGCTTACCTGCTACGCCACAACAAGCTGCACTGGATCACCACGGTTCCGGCCTTCTTTATGACCACAGTGTGCGTCAGCTTTATCCTCAACAACAGCGCGCTGGGCTTTGGTTTTCCAATGCAGATTTCCACCATTGCTGGCCTTATCTTCTCGCTGGTGGTAACGGGCTACGTGATCAAGATCTCCAAAGGCAAAGGCGAGCGCGAGCTAGCGGATGAAGAAAAACCACAAGCGGTTTCCGAAACCGCGTAA
- a CDS encoding DUF2799 domain-containing protein has translation MKQSALGVLLVALVGCASSTEELAKAGEWYQVGYQDGVNGRTQRSFKALAALGEVNKSDYDQGYLQGVDEYCNADFAYQIGLSGSYYEGVCEGTEQAQRFRMEWQRGWNEYQQ, from the coding sequence ATGAAACAGAGCGCATTAGGCGTACTGCTGGTGGCCTTGGTCGGCTGCGCGTCGAGCACCGAGGAGTTGGCCAAAGCGGGCGAGTGGTATCAGGTCGGCTATCAAGATGGGGTGAATGGGCGTACCCAACGCAGCTTTAAAGCGCTCGCTGCACTGGGCGAGGTGAATAAAAGTGATTATGACCAAGGTTATCTGCAAGGCGTGGATGAATATTGCAACGCGGATTTTGCCTATCAAATTGGCCTGTCGGGCTCCTATTACGAAGGGGTGTGCGAAGGCACCGAACAGGCGCAGCGCTTTCGCATGGAGTGGCAACGTGGCTGGAATGAGTACCAGCAATAA
- a CDS encoding anhydro-N-acetylmuramic acid kinase produces the protein MQEKELYIGVMSGTSMDGVDTALVEINQGQVRLLAHHDHPLPTSLKQQLLSVCTGQSTDLRTLGELDHQLGHLFADAVLALLNKTGIQASQVSAIGNHGQTVFHQPTGPSPFTTQLGDANIIAVRTEIDTVADFRRKDIALGGQGAPLVPAFHQAIFAMQDSTTVVLNIGGIANISVLHPKQRVTGYDTGPGNMLMDAWCERHTQRSYDQDARLACQGEVDRNLLARLLQEPYLTKLPPKSTGRELFNSEWLDEMLGTHDYSVEDVQRTLCEYSALTIANEVEKHAFGANPQLLVCGGGARNPLLMQRLAQRLPLWQVATTSEKGVDGDNMEAMAFAWLAYRHVHRLPSNLPEVTGASRLACLGVLYPKA, from the coding sequence ATGCAAGAGAAAGAGCTGTATATCGGTGTGATGTCGGGCACCAGCATGGATGGCGTCGACACTGCGCTGGTTGAAATCAACCAAGGGCAAGTGCGCTTGCTCGCGCACCACGATCATCCACTGCCAACGTCATTAAAGCAGCAACTGCTTTCTGTCTGTACTGGGCAAAGTACCGATTTGCGCACTCTGGGTGAGCTCGACCACCAACTCGGCCACCTGTTTGCCGACGCCGTACTCGCACTTCTGAACAAAACGGGCATACAAGCCAGCCAAGTGAGCGCGATTGGCAATCATGGACAAACTGTTTTTCACCAACCAACCGGGCCATCTCCGTTTACCACTCAACTGGGCGATGCCAATATTATCGCGGTGCGCACTGAGATTGACACCGTGGCGGATTTTCGCCGCAAAGACATCGCTTTAGGTGGTCAGGGTGCGCCGTTAGTACCGGCATTTCACCAAGCCATATTTGCCATGCAGGACTCAACCACCGTGGTGTTGAACATCGGCGGAATCGCCAACATCTCCGTGCTTCATCCAAAACAAAGGGTCACCGGGTATGATACTGGCCCCGGCAACATGCTGATGGATGCGTGGTGTGAACGGCACACGCAGCGAAGCTATGACCAAGACGCGCGACTCGCCTGCCAAGGAGAAGTGGATCGCAACTTGCTGGCGCGTCTGTTACAAGAGCCTTATTTGACCAAGCTGCCCCCCAAAAGTACCGGGCGCGAGCTGTTTAATAGCGAATGGCTGGATGAGATGCTTGGCACTCATGACTACTCAGTCGAAGATGTGCAGCGCACCTTGTGCGAGTACTCGGCGCTGACCATCGCCAACGAAGTCGAAAAACATGCCTTCGGAGCGAACCCGCAACTGCTGGTGTGTGGCGGCGGGGCGCGTAATCCGCTGTTGATGCAGCGCTTAGCGCAGCGCTTGCCACTGTGGCAAGTCGCGACGACGAGCGAGAAAGGCGTCGATGGCGATAACATGGAAGCAATGGCGTTTGCTTGGCTGGCGTATCGCCACGTGCATCGCCTGCCAAGTAATCTGCCTGAGGTGACAGGCGCAAGCCGCCTTGCTTGCCTTGGCGTGCTTTATCCAAAAGCGTAA
- the nagZ gene encoding beta-N-acetylhexosaminidase: MGPLWVDVAGYELDAEDKEVLAHPAVGGLILFTRNYHDSQQLQALVASIRRTVKRPFLIGVDQEGGRVQRFREGFSLIPAAAEYAKHAQGEALARMGGWLMAAELIAHDIDLSFAPVLDKGFACKAIGNRAFGEETHTILRHSSAYMQGMRSIGMATTGKHFPGHGGVIADSHLETPIDERDDLWQEDMAIFKAQIEAGMLDAMMPAHVIYPHYDSQPASGSSYWLKQVLRQELGFKGLIFSDDLTMEGAAVMGGPAERAKQALHAGCDMLLMCNKRDAQVAALDSLPITSVPSAVALLKKRSFSLDELTRSQEWKTARDTLQRLLP; this comes from the coding sequence ATGGGACCGTTATGGGTGGATGTCGCAGGTTACGAACTGGATGCAGAAGATAAAGAAGTTCTTGCTCATCCGGCTGTTGGTGGCTTGATTCTGTTTACGCGCAATTATCACGACAGTCAGCAACTGCAAGCCTTAGTGGCGTCGATTCGCCGTACAGTCAAGCGCCCGTTTCTGATTGGCGTCGACCAAGAAGGTGGACGAGTACAGCGTTTTCGCGAAGGTTTCTCACTCATTCCTGCTGCGGCTGAATACGCCAAGCATGCGCAAGGGGAAGCCCTCGCGCGCATGGGCGGTTGGCTGATGGCGGCCGAGCTGATTGCGCACGATATCGACCTCAGTTTTGCCCCAGTGCTGGATAAAGGCTTTGCCTGCAAAGCGATTGGTAATCGGGCCTTTGGTGAAGAGACACACACCATCTTGCGCCACAGCAGCGCTTATATGCAAGGGATGCGCAGTATCGGGATGGCGACCACAGGTAAGCACTTCCCCGGTCACGGTGGCGTGATTGCCGATTCGCACTTAGAGACACCGATTGATGAGCGCGATGACCTATGGCAAGAGGACATGGCGATTTTCAAAGCGCAAATTGAGGCAGGAATGTTGGATGCCATGATGCCCGCGCACGTTATCTATCCCCACTATGACTCCCAGCCTGCCAGCGGTTCATCATATTGGTTAAAACAGGTACTTCGCCAAGAATTAGGCTTTAAAGGGCTGATTTTCTCTGATGATCTTACTATGGAAGGCGCGGCTGTGATGGGAGGCCCTGCAGAGCGGGCCAAGCAAGCGTTACACGCCGGATGTGACATGCTGCTGATGTGCAATAAACGTGACGCGCAAGTCGCAGCGCTGGATAGTTTGCCTATCACTTCCGTGCCTAGCGCGGTAGCACTGTTGAAGAAGCGGAGCTTTAGCTTAGATGAGTTGACACGCTCTCAAGAGTGGAAAACGGCCCGTGATACCTTGCAGCGTTTGTTGCCATAA
- a CDS encoding 3-deoxy-7-phosphoheptulonate synthase, with translation MRKSELSNINISDEQILITPDQLKAKLPLSDKARGFIQQSRNTIANIIHKQDHRLLVVCGPCSIHDLAAAKDYARRLKALSQQLDDQLYIVMRVYFEKPRTTVGWKGLINDPHLDGSFDIEHGLHVGRQLLVELAEMEIPLATEALDPISPQYLADTFSWAAIGARTTESQTHREMASGLSMPIGFKNGTDGSLSTAINAMQAASSSHRFMGINSEGQVALLTTQGNPNGHVILRGGKQTNYDSVSVAECEQEMAKMGLDASLMVDCSHANSRKDYRRQPLVAEDVIHQIREGNKSIIGLMIESHINAGNQSSELPLSEMQYGVSITDACIDWDTTEALLRKAHKELVPFLQQRLK, from the coding sequence ATGCGTAAAAGTGAGTTGAGTAATATTAATATCAGTGATGAACAGATTCTGATCACGCCCGATCAGTTAAAAGCCAAGTTGCCTCTCAGTGACAAAGCGCGTGGCTTTATTCAGCAATCACGCAATACCATCGCGAACATTATCCATAAGCAAGATCACCGCTTGCTGGTGGTTTGCGGCCCTTGCTCAATTCACGACCTTGCTGCGGCGAAGGATTATGCACGTCGATTAAAAGCACTCTCACAACAACTTGATGATCAACTGTATATTGTTATGCGTGTTTACTTTGAAAAGCCGCGCACCACTGTGGGTTGGAAAGGATTGATTAACGATCCTCATCTGGATGGTAGCTTCGACATTGAACACGGCCTGCATGTCGGCCGTCAGCTTCTAGTGGAATTGGCTGAAATGGAGATCCCGCTCGCGACCGAAGCGCTCGACCCTATTAGCCCGCAGTACCTTGCAGATACTTTCAGTTGGGCCGCGATTGGTGCGCGAACCACGGAATCGCAAACACACCGAGAAATGGCGAGTGGCCTTTCGATGCCAATTGGTTTCAAAAACGGCACCGATGGCAGTTTGTCTACGGCAATTAATGCGATGCAAGCGGCTTCGTCAAGTCACCGTTTCATGGGGATCAACAGCGAAGGTCAGGTGGCACTTCTGACTACGCAAGGCAACCCAAATGGTCACGTGATTTTACGTGGCGGTAAGCAGACCAATTACGATTCAGTGTCCGTGGCTGAGTGTGAGCAAGAGATGGCGAAAATGGGCTTGGATGCGTCATTGATGGTCGATTGTAGTCACGCCAACTCACGTAAAGATTACCGTCGTCAGCCTTTGGTCGCGGAAGATGTGATTCATCAGATCCGCGAAGGCAACAAATCAATTATTGGTTTGATGATTGAAAGCCATATTAACGCAGGCAATCAATCGTCGGAATTGCCACTGAGTGAAATGCAATACGGGGTTTCTATCACCGACGCCTGTATTGATTGGGATACCACAGAGGCACTGCTGCGCAAAGCGCACAAAGAGCTAGTGCCATTTTTACAACAACGTCTGAAGTAA
- the tyrA gene encoding bifunctional chorismate mutase/prephenate dehydrogenase: protein MAVELNALRDQIDAVDKQMLELLAQRLALVEKVGEVKSQHGLPIYAPDREAAMLASRRAEAQAMGIPPQLIEDILRRVMRESYASEKDSGFKCLNPELRSVVIIGGHGQLGGLFARMFRLSGYSVKVLGSQDWPHADEILDGAGLVVVTVPIHLTQGVIDKLGNLPQDCILCDLTSIKAKPLQAMLKVHRGPVVGLHPMFGPDVPSLAKQVIVCCDGRDSEAYQWLLQQFVIWGASVCQIDAAEHDHGMTLIQALRHFTSFAYGMHLSKENPSLDKLMKLSSPIYRLELAMVGRLFAQDPNLYGDIILSSEENIEMIKRFHQRFGDALALLEQHDKSSFVESFKQVSQWFGSYSQQFMAESQNLLKQANDNIHRG from the coding sequence ATGGCTGTTGAACTCAACGCATTGCGCGATCAAATTGATGCCGTCGACAAACAAATGCTGGAACTGCTCGCACAGCGTCTCGCTTTGGTGGAAAAGGTGGGAGAAGTGAAAAGCCAGCACGGCTTGCCCATCTATGCCCCCGATCGAGAGGCGGCCATGCTGGCATCACGCAGAGCAGAAGCTCAGGCGATGGGCATCCCCCCGCAGTTGATTGAAGATATTTTGCGTCGTGTGATGCGCGAGTCCTACGCCAGTGAAAAAGATTCCGGTTTCAAGTGTCTCAATCCAGAACTGCGCTCGGTGGTGATCATTGGTGGTCATGGCCAATTGGGCGGGTTGTTTGCGCGCATGTTCCGTTTGTCTGGTTACAGCGTAAAAGTGTTGGGTAGCCAAGATTGGCCACATGCCGATGAGATCCTTGATGGTGCGGGCTTAGTGGTTGTCACTGTGCCGATTCATTTAACCCAAGGTGTGATCGATAAGTTAGGGAATCTGCCGCAAGACTGCATTTTGTGCGACCTGACCTCCATCAAAGCCAAGCCGTTGCAGGCGATGCTCAAAGTGCATCGCGGGCCAGTTGTCGGCTTACACCCGATGTTTGGCCCGGATGTACCGAGCTTGGCCAAGCAGGTGATTGTCTGCTGCGATGGTCGAGACAGCGAAGCCTATCAGTGGCTATTGCAACAGTTTGTTATTTGGGGAGCGAGCGTGTGTCAAATCGATGCAGCGGAGCATGATCATGGCATGACGTTGATCCAAGCGCTACGCCACTTTACCTCGTTCGCTTACGGGATGCATTTGAGCAAAGAGAATCCGAGTCTAGACAAGTTGATGAAACTCAGCTCGCCGATTTATCGTTTAGAGCTGGCGATGGTCGGAAGGCTTTTTGCCCAGGATCCGAATCTGTACGGCGACATCATTCTCTCTTCCGAAGAGAATATTGAGATGATCAAACGTTTCCATCAACGCTTTGGTGACGCGCTTGCTCTGCTTGAGCAGCATGATAAAAGCAGTTTTGTTGAGAGCTTCAAACAGGTCAGTCAGTGGTTTGGCAGCTATTCGCAGCAATTTATGGCCGAGAGCCAAAACTTGCTTAAACAAGCGAATGACAACATTCATCGTGGATGA
- a CDS encoding M23 family metallopeptidase, which translates to MSKKITMQIPTQNGDQFFYLAKGTVFTILLSLTALPISLGGGWYLYQKQSGESQSLQSQIAHLTAEKQQLEMEYQEQLDVNHSLSQSLTEKSNQIQLLGKRVFDVESVLGLADEELLIDEANLENRIDAAAVDSAVRATMFRLLPNDTPMAYQRISSSFGRRTNPITGKRHTHTGIDLTCKRGEEIVAPADGVVETVRPSKNGFGNFLTMRHSFGFMSSYAHLQHFKVKSGQFVSKGDVIATCGNSGNSTGPHLHYEVRFLGRALNPQYLMDWTPENFNHLFEKEKTVKWAPLVEMISSVVRLQVNLTNSPYRDASMETVASEETPSVEPLQTN; encoded by the coding sequence ATGTCCAAGAAAATTACCATGCAGATCCCCACTCAAAATGGGGATCAGTTTTTTTATTTGGCTAAAGGCACTGTCTTTACCATTTTGCTTTCCCTGACCGCCTTACCGATCTCACTGGGTGGCGGTTGGTATTTGTACCAAAAGCAAAGCGGTGAATCGCAGTCTCTGCAGTCACAAATCGCTCATCTCACTGCTGAAAAGCAGCAGTTAGAGATGGAATATCAAGAGCAGTTGGATGTAAACCACTCGCTTTCTCAATCATTGACCGAGAAAAGCAATCAAATCCAATTACTTGGCAAACGTGTCTTTGATGTGGAATCCGTGCTCGGCCTTGCCGACGAAGAACTGCTGATTGACGAGGCCAATCTCGAGAACCGCATCGATGCCGCGGCGGTCGACTCAGCGGTGCGCGCGACCATGTTCCGCCTATTGCCGAATGATACGCCGATGGCTTACCAGCGGATCTCCTCCTCTTTCGGTCGCCGCACTAACCCGATCACCGGAAAACGCCACACACACACGGGGATTGATCTCACCTGTAAACGCGGCGAAGAGATCGTCGCGCCGGCTGATGGTGTGGTAGAAACGGTGCGCCCGAGTAAAAACGGTTTTGGTAACTTCCTGACCATGCGTCACTCTTTTGGTTTTATGAGTTCGTATGCGCATTTGCAGCATTTCAAAGTGAAAAGTGGCCAGTTCGTCAGTAAAGGCGATGTGATTGCCACCTGTGGAAACTCTGGCAATTCAACGGGGCCTCATCTGCATTACGAAGTGCGTTTTCTTGGTCGGGCACTCAACCCGCAATACTTGATGGATTGGACACCAGAAAACTTCAACCATCTGTTTGAAAAAGAGAAAACGGTTAAGTGGGCCCCTTTGGTGGAGATGATCAGCAGCGTGGTGCGCCTGCAAGTCAATCTGACCAATTCACCGTATCGCGATGCGAGCATGGAGACGGTTGCCAGCGAAGAAACGCCCAGTGTAGAGCCGCTGCAAACCAACTGA
- a CDS encoding PilZ domain-containing protein — translation MAERRRFSRIIYQVPARLVQGDLVLDTTIQDLSLHGLLLRTDSIHKLNHDDLVLVYFTLSDSDIDISLEAAVVGFDQQTIRLKINHIDIESISHLKRLVELNVGDDALLHREIEFLSDLGELED, via the coding sequence ATGGCTGAACGACGTCGATTTTCCCGAATTATCTATCAAGTTCCAGCACGTCTGGTGCAAGGTGATCTGGTGCTAGACACCACCATTCAGGATCTCTCATTGCACGGGTTGTTACTGCGAACAGACTCAATTCACAAGTTAAACCACGACGATCTGGTGTTGGTGTACTTCACACTTTCAGATAGTGATATTGATATTAGTCTCGAAGCAGCGGTAGTAGGCTTTGATCAACAGACGATTAGGCTTAAAATTAATCACATTGATATCGAAAGTATCAGCCATTTGAAACGCTTGGTTGAACTCAATGTCGGTGATGATGCTCTCCTGCACAGAGAAATAGAATTTCTCTCTGATCTCGGTGAGCTTGAAGACTAA